From Triticum aestivum cultivar Chinese Spring chromosome 4A, IWGSC CS RefSeq v2.1, whole genome shotgun sequence, a single genomic window includes:
- the LOC123083268 gene encoding BTB/POZ and MATH domain-containing protein 3-like: MSTSVILSAMRGAGRQQITASTVRAKLQASGSHVLRIEEFTRAREKLANGIAIMSSPFGAGGHDWFIQCYLNGVPGGAGNHISLFLQHDSHAKTGDATATYRMSILDKALKSSCTKFEQERHFRGDGWGWTEFIGLQDLDRDKHLVDDCLSILCDVTTADGLRAAAEPPFDLRGLPLAEAIWNRETPDVKIHLGDGETIAAHRWVLEARSPVLKADLALASNNATADHVRLLVNDMDADVCKALLRFIYTDSPATELETAPPKNVEQLLAAADRFQLEKLKLLCVEALCKTIDANSVAAALALAERHGCPTLREACAQFLMKNTPTREQPISTRVF, from the coding sequence ATGTCCACGTCCGTGATCTTGTCGGCCATGCGCGGCGCCGGCCGCCAGCAGATCACCGCCTCCACCGTCCGCGCGAAGCTACAGGCATCCGGCTCCCACGTCTTGAGGATCGAGGAGTTCACGCGAGCAAGGGAGAAGCTGGCCAATGGCATCGCCATCATGTCGAGCCCGTTCGGCGCTGGCGGCCACGACTGGTTCATCCAGTGCTACCTGAACGGCGTTCCGGGAGGGGCAGGGAACCATATCTCCCTCTTCCTCCAGCACGACAGCCATGCCAAGACCGGCGATGCCACGGCGACTTACAGGATGAGCATACTCGACAAGGCCTTGAAGTCATCGTGCACTAAATTCGAACAGGAGCGCCACTTCAGGGGCGATGGATGGGGCTGGACAGAGTTCATCGGACTCCAAGATCTGGACAGGGACAAGCACCTCGTGGACGACTGTCTGTCCATCCTCTGCGACGTCACCACCGCCGACGGGCTCCGTGCTGCGGCGGAGCCGCCGTTCGACTTGCGCGGCTTGCCGCTCGCGGAAGCCATCTGGAACAGGGAGACGCCGGACGTGAAGATCCACCTCGGGGACGGAGAGACGATAGCGGCGCACCGGTGGGTGCTCGAGGCCCGGTCACCCGTCCTCAAGGCGGATCTCGCCCTCGCCTCCAACAACGCCACCGCTGACCATGTACGCCTGCTCGTGAATGACATGGACGCCGACGTGTGCAAGGCGCTGCTCCGGTTCATCTACACCGACTCGCCGGCCACCGAGCTCGAGACGGCGCCGCCAAAGAATGTGGAGCAGCTGCTCGCCGCAGCGGACAGGTTTCAGCTGGAAAAGCTGAAGCTCCTCTGCGTGGAGGCACTGTGCAAGACAATCGACGCCAACTCCGTGGCGGCCGCCCTGGCCCTTGCCGAGCGGCACGGCTGCCCGACGCTGAGGGAGGCGTGCGCGCAGTTCCTCATGAAGAACACGCCGACGCGTGAGCAACCAATTAGTACACGTGTATTTTGA